Proteins encoded within one genomic window of Bremerella alba:
- the rpsH gene encoding 30S ribosomal protein S8 codes for MMTDPIADMLTRIRNAVRVEHPHVEMPTSKVKRGLADVLKREGYIWDWVETEDLPVKQIRLELKYGPSGERVIQHIKRVSKPGRRIYSKSTDLRPILNGMGITVISTSSGVVSDREARQKKVGGEVLCEVW; via the coding sequence ATGATGACCGACCCTATCGCCGACATGTTAACCCGCATACGCAATGCGGTTCGCGTCGAGCATCCACACGTTGAAATGCCTACGTCTAAAGTCAAACGCGGTTTGGCCGATGTGCTGAAGCGTGAAGGCTATATCTGGGACTGGGTAGAAACCGAGGACCTTCCGGTTAAACAGATCCGCTTGGAACTGAAGTACGGCCCCAGTGGGGAACGCGTAATTCAGCACATCAAGCGTGTCAGTAAACCAGGTCGTCGCATTTACTCTAAGTCGACCGATTTACGTCCGATCCTTAACGGCATGGGCATCACGGTGATCAGCACCTCTAGCGGTGTGGTCAGCGATCGTGAAGCTCGCCAAAAGAAGGTCGGTGGCGAAGTTTTGTGCGAAGTCTGGTAG
- a CDS encoding adenylate kinase, with the protein MRIIFLGPPGVGKGTQSQKLVEFLSIPHISTGEMLREAIRNKTELGLKVAAQMEGGRLAADEIVVQLVRQRLARPDCRNGYLLDGFPRTLPQAASLDLGLAVDDEAVDAVLNLTVDEEELLSRLMARAQKEDRGDDNEETIRNRMKVYDDMTSPLIAYYEEQQVLYRIDGIGSIEEVFDRIKAVLEEVARKKNA; encoded by the coding sequence ATGCGGATTATTTTTCTCGGACCTCCTGGCGTCGGCAAAGGGACCCAATCCCAAAAGCTGGTCGAATTCCTGAGCATCCCTCATATCTCGACGGGGGAAATGCTGCGGGAGGCGATCCGTAATAAGACAGAACTTGGTCTGAAGGTCGCCGCCCAGATGGAAGGGGGGCGTCTTGCCGCAGATGAAATTGTCGTGCAGCTGGTGCGTCAACGTCTTGCACGGCCTGATTGCCGCAATGGGTATCTACTGGATGGCTTCCCTAGAACCTTGCCACAAGCCGCGTCGCTCGATTTGGGCCTGGCTGTCGACGACGAAGCCGTCGACGCTGTGTTAAACCTGACAGTCGACGAAGAAGAACTCTTGAGCCGTCTGATGGCTCGAGCCCAGAAGGAAGACCGCGGCGACGACAACGAAGAGACGATTCGCAACCGGATGAAGGTCTACGACGACATGACCTCGCCGCTGATTGCTTACTACGAAGAGCAACAGGTGCTTTACCGGATCGACGGGATCGGCTCGATCGAAGAGGTCTTCGACCGCATCAAAGCAGTTCTGGAAGAAGTGGCTCGAAAGAAGAACGCATGA
- the rpsM gene encoding 30S ribosomal protein S13 — protein MPRLLGVDIPNDKKTWISLTYLYGVGPAVARELCVKVGIDQDRPASEIHEDELSRLAGLLESEYTVEGPLRRQLSQNIQRLNRIVCYRGLRHRRGLPVRGQRTRTNARTRKGPKKTVAGKKGVKDLR, from the coding sequence ATGCCACGTTTGCTCGGTGTGGACATTCCCAACGATAAGAAGACCTGGATCAGCTTGACGTACCTGTACGGTGTCGGTCCAGCGGTTGCCCGTGAGCTTTGCGTTAAGGTGGGTATCGATCAAGATCGCCCAGCTTCGGAAATTCACGAGGACGAACTGAGCCGTTTGGCTGGTCTGCTGGAAAGCGAATACACGGTCGAAGGTCCTCTTCGCCGTCAGCTTTCTCAGAACATTCAGCGTCTCAATCGCATCGTTTGCTACCGTGGTCTACGCCATCGTCGCGGTTTGCCGGTTCGCGGTCAACGTACCCGAACCAACGCTCGTACCCGTAAGGGTCCGAAGAAGACCGTCGCCGGTAAGAAGGGCGTGAAGGATCTTCGTTAA
- the rplN gene encoding 50S ribosomal protein L14 yields MIQQETRLAVADNTGAKQVMCIKVLGGTRKRTAGLGDVIICSVKEVVPGADVKKKAVVRAVIVRCKKPTRRADGSYIRFDRNAVVLIDKDNNPRGTRIFGAVARELRERKFMKIVSLANEVV; encoded by the coding sequence ATGATTCAACAAGAAACAAGACTGGCCGTCGCCGACAACACCGGAGCGAAGCAGGTCATGTGCATTAAGGTTCTCGGTGGTACGCGTAAGCGAACCGCTGGCCTAGGTGACGTGATTATCTGCTCGGTAAAGGAAGTTGTGCCAGGTGCGGACGTTAAGAAGAAGGCCGTCGTTCGAGCCGTGATCGTTCGCTGTAAGAAGCCGACTCGTCGTGCGGACGGTAGTTATATTCGGTTCGATCGCAATGCGGTTGTGCTGATTGATAAAGACAATAATCCGCGCGGCACGCGTATATTCGGTGCGGTCGCTCGTGAACTGCGTGAGCGCAAGTTCATGAAGATCGTCAGTTTGGCCAATGAGGTGGTCTAA
- the rplE gene encoding 50S ribosomal protein L5 translates to MSKPRLQEQYENDVLAALAEKLGRKNPMNLPRLRKIVVNMGVGTAVTEKKHVDEAAESMTEFTGQRPMICRARKSVAAFKLREGMPIGVKVTLRRQRMYEFLDRLVSLALPQVRDFRGVNPKSFDGNGNYTMGLTEQMVFPELNPDKYTRQQGMDITFVTTGATDDEARELLTLLGMPFQREDPKKKKTA, encoded by the coding sequence ATGAGCAAACCACGACTTCAAGAACAATACGAAAACGATGTGCTTGCCGCATTGGCAGAGAAGCTGGGGCGTAAAAACCCTATGAACCTGCCACGGTTGCGTAAGATCGTTGTCAACATGGGTGTCGGTACGGCCGTCACCGAAAAGAAGCATGTCGACGAAGCTGCCGAGTCCATGACTGAATTCACCGGCCAACGCCCGATGATTTGTCGTGCTCGGAAGAGTGTCGCCGCGTTTAAGCTGCGTGAAGGCATGCCAATCGGCGTGAAGGTCACGTTGCGACGTCAACGGATGTACGAATTTCTGGATCGCCTGGTTTCCCTGGCTCTTCCTCAGGTTCGCGACTTTCGTGGTGTGAATCCAAAAAGTTTTGATGGTAATGGCAACTACACGATGGGCCTTACCGAGCAGATGGTGTTTCCGGAATTGAACCCGGACAAATACACCCGTCAGCAAGGGATGGACATTACCTTCGTTACCACCGGGGCAACCGACGACGAAGCTCGGGAGCTGCTGACCTTGTTGGGCATGCCGTTCCAGCGAGAAGACCCAAAAAAGAAGAAGACCGCCTAA
- the rplP gene encoding 50S ribosomal protein L16 codes for MKHRKSQRRRIKGNATRGNTVVLGDFGLQSTQAGHITAQTIEAGRIAAQQYVRGIGKLYIRIFPHKSVTARPLETRMGKGKGEPARWVATVKPGTVMYELKGVTEQQAKICFARLAHKMPVRCRFVRRRPELETTEA; via the coding sequence GTGAAGCACCGAAAAAGCCAAAGAAGACGTATAAAAGGTAACGCCACTCGTGGCAATACCGTCGTCCTTGGTGATTTTGGACTTCAATCCACACAAGCGGGACATATTACCGCCCAAACGATTGAAGCGGGTCGTATCGCTGCCCAGCAGTACGTCCGTGGTATCGGTAAATTGTACATCCGGATCTTCCCTCACAAGTCCGTAACGGCTCGTCCGTTGGAGACTCGTATGGGTAAGGGTAAAGGTGAGCCTGCCCGTTGGGTTGCCACTGTAAAGCCCGGCACGGTTATGTACGAGCTCAAAGGTGTCACAGAGCAACAAGCGAAGATTTGCTTTGCTCGTTTAGCTCACAAGATGCCGGTTCGGTGTCGCTTTGTGCGTCGTCGTCCGGAACTGGAAACAACTGAGGCCTAA
- the rpsQ gene encoding 30S ribosomal protein S17: protein MPKKVLVGRVTGDKQDKTRRVEIARRIRHPLYGKYYSRRMVCHVHDENNESGLGDRVEIIESRPRSKTKRWELVRIVEKSTEVDVAALKAAREQAAHLQDQEDS from the coding sequence ATGCCCAAGAAAGTATTGGTCGGTCGGGTGACTGGCGACAAGCAAGACAAGACGCGTCGCGTCGAAATCGCCCGTCGCATCCGTCATCCGCTGTACGGCAAGTACTACTCGCGCCGCATGGTTTGCCATGTGCACGACGAAAACAACGAGTCGGGCTTGGGCGATCGGGTTGAGATCATCGAGAGCCGCCCGCGCAGCAAGACAAAGCGTTGGGAACTGGTTCGGATCGTGGAAAAGAGCACCGAAGTTGACGTGGCTGCTTTGAAAGCTGCCCGTGAACAAGCGGCTCACCTACAAGACCAAGAAGATAGCTAA
- the rplF gene encoding 50S ribosomal protein L6: protein MSRLGRKPVALPEKVKVSIDGQTVNVEGPLGKLSYTANPVISIAMGEDDKEVLITRKEDTRTGKAMHGLTRALIANMVEGVEKGYEKRLEVVGVGYLAAIAGDVLQLRVGFANEIHKKIPKDLTVTCPDQTHVLVKGIDKQRVGQFAAEVRASRKPEPYKGKGVRYQGERIKLKPGKAAGK, encoded by the coding sequence ATGTCCCGACTAGGTAGAAAACCTGTTGCCCTGCCTGAAAAGGTCAAGGTCTCAATAGACGGTCAAACCGTCAACGTTGAAGGCCCCCTGGGTAAGCTCTCTTACACGGCGAATCCTGTCATTTCTATCGCAATGGGCGAAGATGACAAGGAAGTGTTGATTACGCGTAAAGAAGATACGCGTACTGGCAAAGCCATGCACGGGCTGACTCGCGCTTTGATCGCTAACATGGTCGAAGGCGTCGAGAAGGGTTATGAGAAACGATTGGAAGTTGTGGGGGTTGGTTATCTGGCGGCAATCGCTGGCGACGTCCTGCAACTACGCGTCGGTTTCGCAAACGAAATTCACAAGAAGATCCCTAAGGATCTTACCGTCACCTGCCCCGATCAAACGCATGTTCTGGTCAAGGGAATCGACAAGCAACGCGTCGGACAGTTCGCTGCCGAAGTGCGTGCCAGCCGTAAGCCTGAGCCGTATAAGGGCAAAGGGGTCCGCTATCAGGGCGAACGCATTAAGCTGAAGCCTGGTAAGGCCGCTGGTAAGTAG
- the rplX gene encoding 50S ribosomal protein L24, with translation MHIKVDDTVEIITGADSASELRGKVLKVFPEKGKLLVEGAAKVYKHVKPSQRNPKGGKLSKEMPIDISNVMLVCTECKSRTKTGAKIKEDGSKVRYCKSCNAEIGQLSPAK, from the coding sequence ATGCATATCAAAGTTGACGACACCGTCGAAATAATCACCGGCGCCGATTCGGCCAGCGAACTTCGCGGCAAAGTGCTAAAGGTCTTCCCTGAGAAGGGCAAGCTCCTCGTCGAAGGTGCGGCTAAGGTTTACAAGCACGTGAAACCGAGCCAGCGTAATCCTAAGGGCGGCAAGCTGTCGAAGGAAATGCCAATCGACATTTCCAACGTCATGCTGGTTTGCACAGAGTGCAAATCACGCACTAAGACGGGTGCCAAGATCAAAGAGGACGGCAGCAAGGTTCGCTATTGCAAGTCATGCAATGCCGAGATCGGCCAGCTTAGTCCGGCCAAGTAA
- a CDS encoding DNA-directed RNA polymerase subunit alpha, whose translation MHIRWRGLELPSAVTCEAETLTSNYGKFIAEPFERGFGATIGNSMRRILLSSLEGAAVTQIKVRGAQHEFTSIPGVVEDMTDIVLNVKSVVVKKHSEMTKVITIEKQGPCEITGADIQCDADVEIISKDLHLCTVTGEIPFMMEMVVESGRSYVPSTEHSSNEHEIGIIPVDAVFSPVTRVRYTVEETRVGQKTNYDRLILEIWTDGSAHPEMALVEAAKILRKHLNPFVQYNELGATINMPSRSTPSGLDPVMEAKLNMSLAELHLSVRASNCLESENILTVRDLVRRNEDQLMEVRNFGETTLTEVREKLKEYNLHLGMRVPPASSPMH comes from the coding sequence ATGCATATTCGATGGCGTGGGTTGGAACTGCCGAGTGCGGTCACTTGCGAAGCCGAAACCCTCACCTCTAATTACGGCAAGTTCATTGCCGAACCATTTGAGCGTGGGTTCGGTGCCACCATTGGCAACAGCATGCGGCGTATCCTGCTCTCGAGCCTCGAGGGTGCAGCGGTCACGCAAATTAAAGTCCGTGGTGCCCAACACGAATTCACCAGCATTCCTGGCGTTGTCGAGGACATGACCGACATCGTTTTGAATGTGAAGTCGGTCGTCGTCAAGAAACACTCGGAGATGACCAAGGTCATCACGATCGAGAAGCAAGGCCCTTGCGAGATCACCGGTGCCGACATTCAGTGCGATGCCGATGTAGAGATCATCAGCAAGGATCTGCATCTGTGCACCGTTACCGGCGAAATTCCATTCATGATGGAAATGGTCGTCGAGTCGGGACGCAGCTACGTTCCTTCGACCGAGCACAGCTCGAATGAACACGAAATCGGTATTATCCCGGTCGACGCTGTTTTTAGCCCGGTAACGCGTGTTCGTTATACGGTCGAAGAAACTCGTGTTGGTCAGAAGACGAATTACGATCGCTTGATTCTGGAAATCTGGACCGATGGTTCAGCGCATCCGGAAATGGCCTTGGTCGAAGCTGCCAAGATCTTGCGAAAGCATCTCAACCCGTTCGTTCAATACAATGAACTGGGTGCAACGATCAACATGCCTAGCCGTTCGACTCCTAGTGGGTTGGATCCGGTGATGGAAGCCAAGCTCAACATGAGCCTTGCTGAGTTGCATCTCTCGGTCCGGGCTTCCAATTGTCTTGAATCGGAGAACATCCTCACGGTTCGCGACTTGGTTCGTCGCAACGAAGATCAGTTGATGGAAGTTCGCAACTTTGGCGAGACGACCCTGACCGAAGTTCGCGAGAAGCTGAAGGAATACAACCTTCACCTTGGCATGCGAGTGCCACCGGCTTCCAGCCCGATGCATTAA
- the rpmJ gene encoding 50S ribosomal protein L36, protein MKVRASVKRICDKCKVVRRRGRVYVICENARHKQRQG, encoded by the coding sequence ATGAAGGTAAGAGCCAGCGTTAAGCGAATTTGCGACAAATGCAAAGTGGTCCGCCGTCGAGGCCGGGTCTATGTCATTTGTGAAAACGCCCGTCACAAGCAACGACAGGGTTAG
- a CDS encoding NAD(P)-dependent oxidoreductase, with the protein MTVLVLGATGATGRLLVEQLLNRGHQVRVIVRSRDRLPEAVINHPDVTIVEASLLELSHEELGQHVTGCEGVACCLGHNLTFKGLFGHPMRLVTEATRRICQAIEQSKPEKRVKYVLMNTAGNQNRDLDETATFANRFVVGLLRWTLPPHVDNEQASDVLRQEIGKNNPSLSWAVVRPDSLVDRAETSAYDIHPSPTRDPIFNAGTTNRINVAHFMADLITNDAIWGKWVGQMPVIYSHEAK; encoded by the coding sequence ATGACTGTTCTCGTACTAGGGGCGACCGGAGCGACCGGTAGACTTCTCGTTGAGCAGTTATTGAATCGTGGGCATCAGGTCCGCGTGATCGTCCGCTCGCGAGATCGCCTACCAGAGGCGGTAATAAATCATCCCGATGTAACGATTGTCGAAGCGAGTCTCTTAGAGCTGAGCCACGAAGAACTGGGGCAGCATGTTACCGGGTGCGAAGGCGTCGCCTGTTGCCTGGGGCATAATCTGACGTTCAAAGGGCTCTTCGGTCATCCGATGCGTCTTGTAACCGAGGCGACGCGGCGGATTTGCCAGGCAATCGAGCAGAGTAAGCCAGAGAAACGCGTCAAATACGTCCTGATGAATACCGCTGGGAACCAGAATCGCGACCTGGACGAGACAGCAACATTTGCCAATCGATTTGTGGTGGGATTATTACGTTGGACGTTGCCCCCTCATGTCGACAATGAACAAGCCTCGGATGTTCTTCGGCAAGAAATTGGAAAAAATAATCCGTCGCTCAGTTGGGCGGTCGTGAGGCCAGATTCCCTAGTTGATCGAGCAGAAACGTCTGCCTACGACATTCACCCATCGCCGACACGTGACCCGATTTTCAATGCCGGGACCACCAATCGGATCAATGTGGCTCATTTTATGGCTGATTTAATCACGAACGATGCAATATGGGGGAAATGGGTTGGCCAAATGCCCGTGATTTATAGCCACGAAGCTAAGTAG
- the rpsK gene encoding 30S ribosomal protein S11: MAKVAKRKTRRNVQQGTVHIKATFNNTQVTITDSKGDTLCWSSAGTCGFKGSRKSTPFAGQCAAQQAAEKALKFGLKEVDVKVNGPGSGRESAITALAAAGLTVKSIEDCTPIPHNGCRPPKKRRV, translated from the coding sequence GTGGCCAAGGTCGCAAAGCGAAAGACACGACGTAACGTCCAGCAAGGGACTGTCCATATCAAGGCAACCTTCAACAACACCCAGGTGACCATCACCGACAGCAAGGGTGACACGTTGTGCTGGTCCAGCGCCGGAACTTGTGGCTTCAAGGGAAGCCGTAAGAGCACTCCGTTCGCGGGTCAGTGCGCAGCCCAACAAGCCGCTGAGAAGGCGTTGAAGTTCGGTCTCAAGGAAGTAGATGTAAAGGTCAACGGACCAGGCAGTGGCCGCGAAAGCGCCATCACAGCCTTGGCCGCAGCAGGACTGACCGTTAAGTCGATCGAAGATTGCACTCCTATCCCGCACAACGGTTGCCGCCCCCCAAAGAAGCGTCGCGTCTAG
- the map gene encoding type I methionyl aminopeptidase yields MITLRSKREIEKMHLAGQLVRQAHQRVAELVKPGITTAVLDQAVDDLFSDAGAIPLFKGVPGKIPFPAATCISVNDEVVHGIPGKRILREGDIVSVDTGAKIGGWCGDSAWTYAVGEISDEAKKLMQVTERALQIAIELLPVKKRWSQVAKEMQSEVESAGFSVITTLVGHGIGTTMHEEPQVPNYDSREFRQKGDFDLRPGLVLAVEPMVAVGREDLYLHGDGWTLSTKDRSLTAHFEHTLALTTSGVRILTGEG; encoded by the coding sequence ATGATCACGCTTCGCTCGAAACGCGAGATCGAGAAAATGCATCTCGCCGGACAACTCGTTCGGCAGGCACACCAAAGAGTGGCCGAACTAGTTAAACCAGGCATCACCACAGCAGTGCTTGACCAAGCCGTCGACGACCTGTTTTCTGATGCAGGGGCCATCCCGCTGTTCAAGGGTGTCCCAGGCAAGATCCCCTTCCCCGCTGCCACTTGTATTTCGGTCAACGATGAAGTGGTTCACGGCATTCCTGGCAAGCGTATCCTGAGGGAAGGTGACATCGTCAGCGTCGATACTGGCGCCAAAATTGGTGGCTGGTGCGGTGATTCGGCCTGGACCTATGCCGTGGGCGAGATCAGTGATGAAGCCAAAAAGCTGATGCAAGTCACCGAGCGTGCCCTGCAGATTGCCATTGAGTTGCTGCCAGTGAAAAAACGCTGGAGTCAGGTGGCCAAGGAAATGCAGAGCGAAGTCGAATCGGCCGGATTCTCAGTGATTACTACGCTTGTGGGCCATGGGATCGGCACAACGATGCACGAAGAACCTCAGGTTCCTAATTACGATTCCCGTGAGTTTCGGCAAAAAGGGGATTTTGATCTTCGGCCTGGGCTGGTCTTAGCTGTTGAACCTATGGTGGCGGTGGGTCGCGAAGATCTGTACTTACACGGCGACGGATGGACCCTCTCGACGAAAGATCGCAGCCTAACGGCTCACTTCGAACACACGCTCGCACTGACCACCTCAGGCGTACGCATTCTGACTGGCGAGGGTTAA
- the rpsE gene encoding 30S ribosomal protein S5: MAKDSGKGGFVEKVVKIKRCAAVVKGGRRFSFAAMVVIGDGKSKVGWGYGKANEVPPSVQKAVKQAERKMLSVPIVEGSIPHKVIGTFGAGRVVMLPAHPGTGVIAGASVRAVCEAAGIHDVLTKSFGSTNPVVLVKATLNALEQLRTKEEIQRLRGVSV; this comes from the coding sequence GTGGCGAAAGATTCTGGCAAAGGCGGATTCGTCGAAAAGGTCGTGAAGATCAAGCGTTGTGCCGCCGTGGTCAAGGGTGGTCGTCGTTTCAGCTTCGCGGCAATGGTCGTCATTGGTGACGGCAAGAGTAAGGTCGGTTGGGGCTATGGCAAGGCAAACGAAGTGCCGCCAAGCGTCCAAAAGGCTGTCAAGCAAGCTGAACGCAAAATGCTGAGCGTTCCGATCGTTGAGGGTTCGATCCCTCATAAGGTCATCGGAACCTTCGGTGCGGGTCGTGTGGTTATGCTTCCGGCTCACCCTGGTACAGGCGTTATCGCCGGTGCTTCGGTTCGAGCAGTTTGCGAAGCCGCAGGTATCCATGACGTTTTGACCAAGAGCTTCGGTTCGACAAACCCAGTCGTGCTGGTGAAAGCCACTCTGAACGCACTGGAGCAACTGCGAACCAAGGAAGAAATTCAACGCCTGCGAGGAGTTTCCGTCTAA
- the secY gene encoding preprotein translocase subunit SecY, producing MLEKVRVLFTIPELRTKILLTIGLLAVFRVGSQIPLPMIDQLKLQEMFASQGNEGVAGLLQQVSVFSASALSQITIFGLGIMPYISASIIFQLLGTVWKPLEELQKEGETGRKKINEYTRYATVALCVIQSYFYLASMTAVGGDGDSIVNQAFWTSSEPGNVDKSLYWGWAIVAVAIMTCGTVFLMWLGEQIDEFGIGNGISLLIMAGILAAMPGALLELLYNTKPELTNFTRGEFGIETIVVLAILFVAVITGVVFIMQGQRKIPMQSAKHVRGRRVYGGTRQFLPLRINQAGVMPIIFASSLLLFPQFIFQALAGWTESAAMANLADIFARGQSFLYIACYIALIYFFCYFWTAITFNPKDVSENLKNFGSFIPGYRPGRRTEEYLEKVMVRITYVGAGFLALVAIIPTLVSAELGVSPQVASFYGGTGLLIAVSVAFDLVQKIDSHLVMRNYKGLIEG from the coding sequence ATGTTGGAAAAAGTACGCGTCCTTTTCACTATCCCCGAACTACGGACGAAGATTCTTTTGACGATCGGCTTGTTGGCCGTCTTTCGTGTCGGCTCGCAAATTCCTCTGCCGATGATCGACCAGCTCAAGCTTCAAGAGATGTTCGCCTCACAAGGAAATGAAGGCGTTGCCGGTCTACTGCAACAAGTCTCCGTTTTCAGTGCGAGTGCGTTGAGCCAGATCACCATCTTTGGTCTCGGTATCATGCCTTACATTTCGGCGTCGATTATCTTCCAGCTTCTCGGCACCGTTTGGAAGCCGCTAGAAGAGTTGCAGAAGGAAGGGGAGACGGGACGTAAGAAAATTAATGAATACACCCGCTATGCTACGGTAGCGTTATGCGTCATCCAGAGTTACTTCTACTTGGCGTCGATGACGGCTGTGGGAGGTGATGGAGATAGCATTGTCAACCAGGCATTTTGGACTTCCTCTGAACCTGGGAATGTCGACAAAAGCCTGTATTGGGGCTGGGCGATCGTCGCCGTGGCGATCATGACCTGCGGTACCGTCTTCTTGATGTGGCTCGGCGAGCAGATCGACGAGTTTGGCATCGGTAATGGTATCAGCCTTTTGATTATGGCTGGTATTCTCGCTGCGATGCCGGGGGCCTTGCTCGAGTTGCTTTACAACACCAAGCCGGAATTAACCAACTTCACACGAGGCGAGTTTGGTATCGAAACCATTGTCGTCTTAGCGATTTTGTTTGTGGCGGTGATCACCGGGGTGGTCTTCATCATGCAGGGCCAGCGTAAGATTCCCATGCAAAGTGCCAAGCATGTTCGCGGTCGCCGTGTTTATGGCGGTACTCGCCAGTTTCTTCCGCTGCGTATCAACCAAGCAGGCGTGATGCCGATCATTTTTGCCAGCAGTTTGCTGTTGTTTCCGCAATTTATCTTTCAGGCCTTAGCAGGTTGGACTGAGTCAGCAGCGATGGCGAATTTAGCCGATATTTTTGCTCGTGGGCAAAGCTTCCTTTATATCGCTTGTTATATCGCGTTGATTTACTTCTTCTGTTACTTCTGGACTGCAATTACCTTCAACCCGAAGGACGTCTCAGAGAACCTGAAGAACTTTGGTTCGTTCATTCCAGGGTATCGCCCAGGTCGACGTACTGAAGAATACTTGGAAAAGGTGATGGTTCGCATCACCTACGTGGGTGCAGGCTTCCTTGCATTGGTGGCCATCATTCCTACGCTCGTTTCTGCGGAACTGGGTGTCTCGCCTCAGGTGGCAAGCTTCTATGGTGGAACCGGGTTGCTCATCGCCGTGAGTGTGGCTTTTGATCTCGTGCAGAAGATCGATAGTCACCTAGTGATGCGTAACTATAAGGGTCTCATCGAGGGCTAA
- the rplR gene encoding 50S ribosomal protein L18: protein MNKQKFISKQRKRRSNHVRRKVRGNAERPRLTIFRSNNNIYCQIIDDESGRTIVSASSRDKDLRADATAGNCEAAAKIGKAIADKALAAGLKQVCFDRGHFRYNGRVAALATAARESGLDF from the coding sequence GTGAACAAGCAGAAATTCATTTCCAAGCAGCGGAAACGTCGGAGTAATCATGTCCGTCGAAAGGTTCGCGGCAACGCCGAACGTCCTCGATTGACGATCTTCCGAAGCAATAACAACATCTACTGTCAGATTATCGATGATGAATCAGGCCGCACGATTGTGTCGGCTTCTTCTCGCGATAAAGATCTGCGTGCAGATGCTACCGCTGGAAACTGTGAAGCCGCCGCGAAGATTGGCAAGGCAATCGCCGACAAGGCATTAGCTGCCGGCCTGAAGCAGGTTTGCTTCGATCGTGGACATTTTCGCTACAACGGTCGAGTTGCCGCGTTGGCAACTGCTGCTCGCGAAAGTGGATTGGACTTCTAG
- a CDS encoding type Z 30S ribosomal protein S14, protein MASKSKIAKANREPKFSSRRERRCNMCGRPRAVYRKFGVCRICIRNLADRGLIPGLRKASW, encoded by the coding sequence GTGGCAAGCAAGTCAAAAATCGCCAAGGCCAATCGCGAGCCGAAATTTTCGTCTCGGCGTGAGCGTCGCTGCAACATGTGCGGCCGTCCGCGTGCCGTGTATCGAAAGTTTGGTGTCTGCCGTATCTGTATTCGCAATTTGGCGGATCGAGGGCTAATTCCAGGTTTACGCAAGGCGAGTTGGTAA
- the rpmC gene encoding 50S ribosomal protein L29, producing the protein MKASELRELSEEQLQANLKNAMDVLFRLRVQSQTERLDAPSELAKNRKLVARIKTIQAERTAAAAST; encoded by the coding sequence ATGAAAGCAAGTGAATTGCGAGAACTGAGCGAGGAACAGCTCCAGGCGAACTTGAAAAACGCCATGGATGTTTTGTTTCGATTGCGTGTTCAGTCCCAGACCGAGCGTTTGGACGCCCCGAGCGAACTAGCGAAGAATCGCAAGTTGGTGGCTCGGATTAAAACGATTCAAGCCGAGCGTACAGCCGCTGCGGCCAGTACCTAA
- the rplO gene encoding 50S ribosomal protein L15: MSLHDINQGVQKNKRRQRIGRGTGSGWGKTSQRGHKGARSRAGWSNRATFQGGQTPIVRHVPKRGFNNRWALTVSEVNIKALNDLFNDGDTVNIESLREKGLCKRRFDEVKILGDGELSKKLTVEAHRFSASAKEKIEKAGGTCNTVVRITTVAEKKESAKEAKS, translated from the coding sequence ATGAGTTTGCACGATATCAACCAAGGCGTTCAAAAGAATAAGCGTCGCCAACGTATTGGTCGTGGTACCGGTAGTGGTTGGGGCAAGACATCGCAGCGTGGTCACAAGGGTGCTCGCAGTCGAGCTGGTTGGTCCAACCGAGCGACCTTCCAGGGTGGTCAGACCCCGATTGTTCGTCACGTCCCCAAGCGTGGTTTCAATAACCGCTGGGCATTGACGGTCTCCGAAGTCAACATTAAGGCTCTCAATGACCTTTTCAATGACGGCGATACGGTCAACATCGAATCGTTGCGAGAAAAGGGTCTTTGCAAGCGTCGCTTTGACGAAGTAAAGATTCTCGGCGACGGCGAACTTTCCAAGAAGCTGACCGTGGAAGCTCACCGCTTCAGCGCATCGGCTAAGGAAAAGATTGAAAAAGCAGGCGGTACCTGCAATACGGTCGTTCGCATTACGACTGTGGCTGAGAAAAAAGAATCGGCCAAAGAGGCTAAGTCTTAA